The DNA window ACCAAGAGTCATACCCAATACATTAGAACCTACATCTCCCATCATAGATTTTGCCTTTAAATCATAAGGTAAATAAACCAATACAATACCTAATAATGATGTTATCACATAATTATATTCATTTAATCTTGAACTGAAAATAAGTATTATTGATAATAGTATAAATACTTTGCTCGCCCTTCCTGGTCTTAAATCAAATAAGTTAATGAGATTAGTAAAAAGTCCTATTATTAAACCGTTGATAATGATATCAATTATATTTGTTGATATAGTAAGGGAGACAAGTAGAGAAGCCATACCCCCAACTATAAGCTTTAATCCGCCTGTAGTAAGCCTTAGTTTAATTAATGAAGATATGTGTCCTTTAAACCCCTTTACTTCTTTTTCTCCAATTATATCGTCAATTATACCTATTAATCCAATCATTAGTATTGAAATGATATAAGAGAAAACAAATACATCCTTAATATTCTTATATAAAACATAAATGAATACAACGAATGATTGAGTTAAAATAAATACTAAGCCCATGCCTACAGGGATTTGCTCCTTTCTGTAGTTTAGTGCTTTACAGTTGTTATTTATTAGTAAACCGTAAATTAGAGGAATAGCAATGAAGCTTAATATACCACTTATAAAAAATAACATTATGCTTGAAATATTCATTTATTCACCTTCTAAATGCTAAAATAATCAATGTAAAAAGTATATTTAAAAACTGTTTTCCTCTATGTATAAAACCCTCTATATTTCTTTCTGTTTCCCTATGAGTCATTTCCACATCTACTTCTTTGATGGTAAAGCCTTTCCTCAATACTTCTACTGTCATAGCTACTTCTACGCCAAATCTATCTGGTATATAATCAATACTATTAATCGCCTTTCTATTATATACTCTTTGCCCTGAAAGAGTAGAAGTTATTTTTTCCCCTGTGTAATAGTAAACTCCATTATTAGCTAATTTTTTTACTAATCCGAATCCACCCTTTTTTTTTGCTTTCTGAAATCTAGCGATAATAACATCAGCCTCTTTATTTATAGCAGGAAGTATTAGCTTAATGGCTTCATCACTTGTTTTTCCTAAATCCCCATCTATCAATACTAAATAATCAAAGTCTGAGTATTCAATGGCTTTATTAATTGCATAACCTTTTCCCCTGTTTTTATCTAGTCCTATAAATGTGACATCTAATTTACTTACTATTTCCTTAGTTCTGTCTGTAGATCCATCATCTACTACTATTATCTCATCAATTAGATCAATTTGCCTAATATTATTTATTGTATTTTCTATGAAGCTTTCTTCATTATAAACAGGTATTACCGCCACTACCTTTGACTTAAAATTATCCATGTATAACTCTCCTCATTACTCAATAATGATGGTGCCTAAGTTTGGTACCAAGCTTTCTGCACTAGGCTTTACTCCATAATTTCCTGGTCTGCCGTCAATGGCTAAAACAAGTGCTACTCTCCCCATAATTGTATCTACATTATCTACCGATGATATTCTGTTATCTTTATATTTATCTATATATGAAAATTGCACATTCTCTTTTTCTACCCCTACAATAGGAATATTTGATTTTTTACAAGCATCTATTATTCTCTTGTCAATGACATCAAATCTTGTATCATCTTTTTCTTTTCTTCCTCCAGCAATTACTATATAATCAACAGCTATGAGGTATTTCCCTGTAGCATCAATTAGTCCCTCTAGTTTAAATGCTTCTATTGCTCTACTATCTTCGCCATTGATAATCTCTTGAGCAACTATATCTACTGCAAGTTTAGCAATATTATTGTTGTCTAAATTTTCAGTTCCAGCTACCTTTTCATAGGCATCTTTCAATAATTCCAAATTAGAATCAAAGTTATTTTTTATTGTTGTTATTGATGTTACTTCGGCTCCTGCTGATTCTAAAATCTGACCGATTCCTTTATAAATATAATCTTCACTTGTTTCTATTATTGCTATTTTGACTCCATTTAGTTTATCCTTTATTACATCGCCATAAATCGCCCTATTAAACTCTTTTATCTGTTCATTTTCCTGTGTAACCTTAGCTATTTCATCTCTTACGGTTTTATTTTCCTCTTCTAGATAATCGAATCTCTCTTCAAGTTGAGTTACTATATCTTCTTTTTGAGACATTAAAATATCTTGTGCATCGAACATAAATCCTATATAAATTCCTATAGCAAGTGCTAAAAATATAGAAACAACCGTTAACACATAGTATTTAATATTAGTCAACTTTTAACAACCTCCTAGAAGCCAAATAAAATTCTAAATCTTATTTGAATTAACCTAATTATTTCTTTCATTGGTGGAAACATAAGTGTTAAAACTATAATAGGTATTAACGCTGCAATTCCTAAACCAATAACATATTTAATCTTAAGGCTGCTTCTATAAAGCATATTAACCCCTTTAGCATCAACTAGCCTTGAGCCCACCTTTAGCCTTACTAAAAAGGTACTTGCCATTCCACTTCTGCCTTTTTCTAAAAAGTCAATCATATTGCTATGGGTTCCAACTGCAACTATTAAATCCACATTATTTGAATATGCTAACAAAAAGGCAATGTCTTCACTGGTTCCAGCAGATGGATAAATCTTCGCTTCTAAGCCTAAGTTATTTACTCTTTCAAGGCCCGGTGCTCTTCCATCCTTATATGCATGTACAATTATCTCCTTAGATAATTGTAAACATTTATCGCTTACACTGTCCATATCTCCAATTACAATATCAGGAATATATCCGAATTCTAATAGAGCATCCCCACCTCCATCTACTCCTATAAGTATAGGCTTCATTTCACTTATATAATTCTGTATAGCTAATAAGTCCTTTTTATAATCCTTTCCCCTGACAACTACTAAGGCGTGTTTGTTAGCCATTTTTGTTTTGACCCTTGGCATACTTCCTTTTTCCAATACTAATTCTTTTTCTTCCTTTGCATATTCGAGAGTGTTTTCAATAAATTTATCTAATTCCTTTTCTAAATTGCTATAGCCAACCTTCAACAATTCTTGTATTTTTCCAGAATCTAATTCTTCATAATTTCCAATAATATTGTTTTTATAAATTATTACATTATCGTTTAATTCTAATTCGTCTCCCTCATTAATAATATCAAAAATCTCTTTATTTTTGCTTTCCAACAGTAAAATGCCATATTCGTTTAAAATAGAAGGACCTTTATTTGGATATTTTCCGCTAATGGATAGATTTAAATTCAATACACATTTTATTTTAGACTCAACAAGAGAATTTGCTGCAATCTCATCTAGGTCTTTATGATCTATAATTGCAATATCTCCAGGCTTTAATCTTTTTATAAGATTTTTTGTCCTTTTATCTTTTTTTACTGTTCCCTTTATCAACATATGATATCCTCCAAAGAATAAAAAGTAATCAAAGAACTGTTAATGAATGTTTTATTTCTATTTTAACCAACTTTTATTTATGAATACTTTATTTGAAAAAATCGATTATCATTCATGATAAGATTAGTTTTGATATAATTGAACAAAATAAATCTCTTTCCTAATTTGCGAAAAGAGATTTATTAATATTAGAAAATAATTATTATGATATCTTCTGCTCTAACCTCAACTTATCAGCAACCATAGCTATAAACTCTGAATTAGTTGGTTTCCCCTTGTCATTGTTTACTGTATAACCAAATAGATTGTTAATAGTATCAACCTTTCCCCTGCTCCATGCAACTTCTATTGCGTGTCTGATAGCTCTTTCCACTCTGCTTGGTGTTGTATTAAATCTTTTAGCAATGTTAGGATATAGCTCTTTTGTAACAGCACTTAATAATTCAACATTATCTACTACCATAGTAATAGCCTCTCTTAAATACAGATAACCCTTAATGTGTGCTGGAACACCAATTTCATGTATAATATTGGTGATTTTAGCTTCTAGGCTTTTGTGTGAATTTGCAGTATTAATTAGGCTTGATGGAATTTCTATTTGCTTTCTTCTTTCGATAATTGCTGGTGTAGTGCCTGTTACCTGCCTAATCCTTTTCATGAAAATGTCAAAATCAAAAGGCTTAACTACATAATAATCAGCACCTAGATTAATAGCTCTTTGTGTGATTTTATCTTGTCCCACGGCAGATAAAACTATGACTTTAGGAAATTTCTCTAATTCAACAGAATGAAGCTTCTCTAATACACCTAAACCATCTAAGTGCGGCATTATAATGTCAAGAACTAATACATCCGGCCTTTTTTCACCAACAAGCTCTAGAGCCTCTATGCCATCTTTTGCTATACCTACCACCTCTACATCCTCTTGAGTTGCCAGATAATCATTAAGAATACTGCAAAAATCCTTGTTATCATCTGCAATTAACATACTAATTTTTTCATTTTTCAATGCAAATTACCCCCCTGAAATCAATTTACAGTATAACAAAATTGAATATAAATAATAAATTCGACAAAAGTAATATATTTCCTTCTAACATTTCATTTTTTTATTATTTTTTTAATTTATTACTATTTCTATCATAAAGAAAAGAGATATGGAAAATTTCCTTATCTCTTGTAGTTTGTTATTTTCCTTCTGCAAATTCAGAATTATTATTTACGTAAATTCCTGCTTCCTTTAGCATCCATTCTATATATATACCATAGCCTTTGGTTGGATCGTTGACAAAAACATGTGTTACTGCTCCTACAATCTTTCCATTCTGTATTATAGGACTCCCACTCATTCCTTGAACAATTCCTCCGGTTTTTTCCTTTAACCTCTCATCTGTAATCTTTATAACCATGCTTTTAGATTGAGGAACATTTTGTTTTTCTAGCTTTAATATCTCTACTTCATATTCTGTTACTTTATCTCCTTCGATATTTGCAAGTATATAAGCTTTGCCAAGCTTTACTTCACTTTGAAATCCAACCGGTAATAACTGTTTTTGCTTGAACAATTTATTTTCATCATATATAGTTCCATATATCCCAAAGGTGGTATTATTCTCAATTTTACCTAATACATCGTCTGTTTCAAAAAACATACCTCTCAGTTCTCCAGGACTACCTTTCTTCCCTTGTTCAATCGACGAAACCTTTGCTCTCATTATCTCGCCATTTTCTGCTTTCATTAAAGTACCTGTATCAACGTCAGTAATGGCATGCCCAAGCGCACCAAATTTTTTAGTATTAGGCTCATAAAAGGTTAATGTACCAATGCCTGCAGTTTTATCCCTTACCCATATGCCTAATCTAT is part of the Proteiniborus sp. MB09-C3 genome and encodes:
- the steA gene encoding putative cytokinetic ring protein SteA, coding for MLIKGTVKKDKRTKNLIKRLKPGDIAIIDHKDLDEIAANSLVESKIKCVLNLNLSISGKYPNKGPSILNEYGILLLESKNKEIFDIINEGDELELNDNVIIYKNNIIGNYEELDSGKIQELLKVGYSNLEKELDKFIENTLEYAKEEKELVLEKGSMPRVKTKMANKHALVVVRGKDYKKDLLAIQNYISEMKPILIGVDGGGDALLEFGYIPDIVIGDMDSVSDKCLQLSKEIIVHAYKDGRAPGLERVNNLGLEAKIYPSAGTSEDIAFLLAYSNNVDLIVAVGTHSNMIDFLEKGRSGMASTFLVRLKVGSRLVDAKGVNMLYRSSLKIKYVIGLGIAALIPIIVLTLMFPPMKEIIRLIQIRFRILFGF
- a CDS encoding copper transporter, with translation MTNIKYYVLTVVSIFLALAIGIYIGFMFDAQDILMSQKEDIVTQLEERFDYLEEENKTVRDEIAKVTQENEQIKEFNRAIYGDVIKDKLNGVKIAIIETSEDYIYKGIGQILESAGAEVTSITTIKNNFDSNLELLKDAYEKVAGTENLDNNNIAKLAVDIVAQEIINGEDSRAIEAFKLEGLIDATGKYLIAVDYIVIAGGRKEKDDTRFDVIDKRIIDACKKSNIPIVGVEKENVQFSYIDKYKDNRISSVDNVDTIMGRVALVLAIDGRPGNYGVKPSAESLVPNLGTIIIE
- a CDS encoding glycosyltransferase yields the protein MNISSIMLFFISGILSFIAIPLIYGLLINNNCKALNYRKEQIPVGMGLVFILTQSFVVFIYVLYKNIKDVFVFSYIISILMIGLIGIIDDIIGEKEVKGFKGHISSLIKLRLTTGGLKLIVGGMASLLVSLTISTNIIDIIINGLIIGLFTNLINLFDLRPGRASKVFILLSIILIFSSRLNEYNYVITSLLGIVLVYLPYDLKAKSMMGDVGSNVLGMTLGAFCAGTQSILIKSLYLVLLIVLHIISECYSLTEIIDNNRLLCYIDKLGRK
- a CDS encoding glycosyltransferase family 2 protein, coding for MDNFKSKVVAVIPVYNEESFIENTINNIRQIDLIDEIIVVDDGSTDRTKEIVSKLDVTFIGLDKNRGKGYAINKAIEYSDFDYLVLIDGDLGKTSDEAIKLILPAINKEADVIIARFQKAKKKGGFGLVKKLANNGVYYYTGEKITSTLSGQRVYNRKAINSIDYIPDRFGVEVAMTVEVLRKGFTIKEVDVEMTHRETERNIEGFIHRGKQFLNILFTLIILAFRR
- the spoIVB gene encoding SpoIVB peptidase, with amino-acid sequence MSSYKKLIYFTLLLILLVYSVQILNIARFPSQIDIIKGDSRNLNIFFPFSLEIMEESSDIVKINSTNAERLSVGLKNSYNLESTNNGIAKLKLKFLGIFSIRDIQVNVVNQAYVIPGGETIGVKLNTKGVLVVATSEIQSIDGKIYNPARNAGIKVGDSITMINGIKIKDADHVIQLLNNIKNNKVKIEIERNNASFTTEVLPVKSKQDNSYRLGIWVRDKTAGIGTLTFYEPNTKKFGALGHAITDVDTGTLMKAENGEIMRAKVSSIEQGKKGSPGELRGMFFETDDVLGKIENNTTFGIYGTIYDENKLFKQKQLLPVGFQSEVKLGKAYILANIEGDKVTEYEVEILKLEKQNVPQSKSMVIKITDERLKEKTGGIVQGMSGSPIIQNGKIVGAVTHVFVNDPTKGYGIYIEWMLKEAGIYVNNNSEFAEGK
- the spo0A gene encoding sporulation transcription factor Spo0A, whose amino-acid sequence is MKNEKISMLIADDNKDFCSILNDYLATQEDVEVVGIAKDGIEALELVGEKRPDVLVLDIIMPHLDGLGVLEKLHSVELEKFPKVIVLSAVGQDKITQRAINLGADYYVVKPFDFDIFMKRIRQVTGTTPAIIERRKQIEIPSSLINTANSHKSLEAKITNIIHEIGVPAHIKGYLYLREAITMVVDNVELLSAVTKELYPNIAKRFNTTPSRVERAIRHAIEVAWSRGKVDTINNLFGYTVNNDKGKPTNSEFIAMVADKLRLEQKIS